One Glycine max cultivar Williams 82 chromosome 4, Glycine_max_v4.0, whole genome shotgun sequence DNA segment encodes these proteins:
- the LOC113001455 gene encoding uncharacterized protein isoform X2 — MKISVRIIHASSYYRNVPVSRKGTLHQTYSEGRSFERDSSIQRTLWPLKPSLLENDMQINKFFLHQSIQVHCRVYVLDSHYSGILSWQLQAWLRQQV, encoded by the exons ATGAAAATCAGTGTTAGGATCATTCACGCAAGTTCCTATTACCGGAACGTTCCTGTTTCTCGCAAag GAACATTACATCAAACATATAGTGAAGGAAGGAGCTTTGAG CGGGATTCCTCAATTCAAAGAACACTTTGGCCCCTTAAACCATCTCTATTAGAAAATGATATGCAAATTAACAA attttttCTGCATCAGTCTATTCAAGTTCATTGCAGGGTGTATGTCCTTGATTCACATTATTCAG GGATATTATCATGGCAACTACAAGCATGGCTACGGCAACAAGTGTAG
- the LOC113001455 gene encoding uncharacterized protein isoform X1, whose translation MKISVRIIHASSYYRNVPVSRKGTLHQTYSEGRSFERDSSIQRTLWPLKPSLLENDMQINKFFLHQSIQVHCRVYVLDSHYSGSFFPHLEFSLFLSFFPALIW comes from the exons ATGAAAATCAGTGTTAGGATCATTCACGCAAGTTCCTATTACCGGAACGTTCCTGTTTCTCGCAAag GAACATTACATCAAACATATAGTGAAGGAAGGAGCTTTGAG CGGGATTCCTCAATTCAAAGAACACTTTGGCCCCTTAAACCATCTCTATTAGAAAATGATATGCAAATTAACAA attttttCTGCATCAGTCTATTCAAGTTCATTGCAGGGTGTATGTCCTTGATTCACATTATTCAGGTTCCTTCTTTCCTCATTTagagttttctttatttttatccttttttcccGCATTGATTTGGTGA